The following nucleotide sequence is from Saccharothrix texasensis.
GTCAACGCCGCCACGACACCGAGGGCGGCGGGTGTGGCCGGCCGTCGCCACGTCGGGTGTTTCGGGGACATGCGCGGACTTCCCTCCTGGACGTGGCCGGATGCATTCCCGGGATCACTCGGGTCGATCGACGCGCATTTCGACGGCCATTTCGACGCTTATTCGACGACGCGGATCTTCGGCGTTCGAAGTATGGCGGCGGCGCGCGGCCGCCCACAAGAGCGGGCGTCCGATTTGTCGTCAATCCTCGAATGCGCGGGTATTTGAGACGCGCACCAGTCGTTCTTCGTGGGACGATCGGCTCATCGAAGCGGGGACGCGGGGCGGTCGCGGTCCACGGCGTCCAGCAGGTCGAGGTAGCCCTCGCCGGCCCGCCACAGCGCGTCCGACACCGCGGTGAGCTTGCCGGGCGCCCACCGCTTCTCCTCGTACGCGCGGGTGTGGTGGCGCAGCGCCCGCAGAGCCACCGCCAGCTCGGCGCGCAGCCGTGCCCGGAACTCGTCCGCGCCGGGAGCGGGCAACCGCACCTGCTCGCCGCGCCCTTCGGCGAGCGCCGCGAGCGCCTCCCCCGCCACCCCGTCCGCCGCGTCCCACACCAGGGCCGGCCGGTCGACGTGGTGGTTCCAGACCGGCGCGTGCGCGGAACGCCACAACGCCCTGATCGGGTTGCGCGACACCCGGGTCGCGTTGGCCCAGTGCTCGGCGCCGTGCGGCTCGCTCAACCACGGCACGTCCTCGACGGGCAGGTCGACCACCACCGCGACGGTCACCCGGTCGAGATCGCGCGGCGCGCCGAGCAGGTCACCCGCGGCCCACAGCTGCACGACCCGCAACGGGGTGAACGACTTCGGCCCGCCCGCCAGCTCCTCGCACTTGACCGCCAACTCCTCGACATGCCGCACCGCCGTGGTCCACTTCACGCCCCACATCATCGCCCGCGCCCGCGAGCGCGGTCACCCGGACCGTCGACGCGGACCGTCCTCTGTGGTCGAACGGGCGGCCGGCGCGTCGGACTCGCGGCGGCCGAGGTCTCCGCCCGCCTCGTCACCGGCGACCGCGCCGTCCGCCGGGGTGGTGGCGCATGATCGGCGGACCGGGATGTCTCGCGTAGGCTGCCCTGCGTGGCTGTGGATGGGCGCGCGGGCGGTGAGGTGCGGGTTTCCCGGATCGCGGACCTGGCCGGGGTGTCCGCCTCGACCGTGTCGAAGGTGATCCACGGGCGGCCCGGGGTGTCCGACGGGACGCGCAGGCGCATCGAGGAGCTGATCCGCGAGCACGGCTTCCAGAAGAACGAGAAGACCGAGGCGGTCCCGATCGTCGAGGTGGTCTTCCAGTCCCTGGACAGCCTGTGGGCGCTGGAGATCATCCGCGGGGTGGAGGAGGCGGTCCGCCCGGACGGCCTGGCCGTGACGCTGACCGAGATGCAGGGCGGCCACACCCCGGAGAGCGCCTGGGCGCGGCAGATGCTGGCCCGCCGGCCGGTCGGCGTCATCGCGGTCTCCGCCGAGTTCAGCGAGGCCCAGCTGGCGCAGCTGGGCAGCCGGGCCATCCCGCTGGTCGCGCTGGACCCCACCGGTGAGCCGACCCATTCGATCCCGTCGGTGGGCGCGACGAACTGGAACGGCGGCCTGGTCGCCACCCGCCACCTGATCGGGCTCGGCCACCGCCGCATCGCCATGGTCAACGGCCCCTCGGAGTTCCTGTGCTGCCGCGCCCGGCTCGACGGCTACCGCGCGGCCCTCGACGCGGCCGGCGTGCCGCAGGACCGCAAGCTCGTGCGGACCGCGCCCCTGTACCACGACGGCGGCCGTGACGCGGCGCGCGAGCTGCTGCGGCTGCCCACCCCGCCCACCGCCGTCTTCGCCGCCAACGACCTGCAAGCCCTCGGCGTGTACGACGCCGCGCGGGAGGCGGGGCTGCGCGTCCCGCACGACCTGAGCGTGGTCGGCTTCGACGACCTGGCGTTCACCCAGTGGTCCGACCCGCCGCTGACCACCGTGCGGCAGCCGTTGCGGCGGATGGGCGCGGAGGCCGCCGGGATGCTGCTGACCCTGGCGGCGGGCGGCGAGCCGGACAACGACCGCGTCGAGTTGCCGACGAAGCTCGTCGTCCGGGGCAGCACCGCGCCGCCGCCGTGACGCCGGTCAGCCCGTGCAGGTGTACCCCGAGGGCAGCGCGGTGCTGCCGTTGGGGCGTGAGGCCTGGAACCCGAACTCGGCCGTCGCCCCCGGCGCGAGCGAGCGGGTGGCCCGCGCGGTCACGGCCTGGCCGCCCGTCGTCACCGCCGCGTTCCACGACCCGACGACCGCGTCGCCGGCCGGCAGCGTGAACGTCACCGCCCACGTGATCGTGGACGTCCCGGTGTTGGTCACCCGCACGGGTTGCACGACGTAGCCGGTGCCCCACTGGCTCTGGGTCGTGGCCACGACCGTGCAGCCGGCGCCGCCGCCGGGCACGGTCACCTGGACCGCCGACGACGCCGCGGAGGTGTTGCCCGCCGCGTCCCGCGCCCGCACCTGGTACCGGTAAGCGCCCGGAGCCAGGCCGCTGTCCGTGTAGGACGTGCCGGACGCCGTGGCGACCCGGGTGAACGTGCCGGACGAGCCGGTGGCGCGCAGGACGTCGTAGCCGGTCACGCCGACGTCGTCGGTCGACGCGCCCCACGACAGCGACACCGAGCCGCCGGACGCCGACGCGGTCAGGCCCGCCGGCGTGCCGGGGGCGGTCGTGTCCGCGGGTGAGCCGGACCCCGCCTTCTCCGCCGCCCACGCCGACAACCACGCCAGCGCGGCGTTCCAGTTCAACGCCACCTCGTTGACCGACCAGGCGTTGATGTCGTCCAGGTAGCACTTCTGGGGCTTGCAGCCCGCCAACTGCTGCTGCGCGACCGGGTCCTGGAGGTCGGTGTTGGGCCCGCCCGCCAGCAACCCGGCCGGCGGGTTCGGCAGCGACGAGTCCAGCTGGTCGGCCCAGAACCGGTGGTGGGAGTTGCGGGTGGCGCGCTCGCCGTAGCCGGTCACGTAGGAGTGGTTGAACGGGTTGCGCCCGAACAGGTAGTCCAACGCCTGGTAGACCCCGGCGCGGTACTTGGCCTGGCCGGTGAAGTCGTGCGCCAGCGCCAGCACGTTCGCCGCGTTGGCCACCACGCCGTTGGAACCCCAGTAGTAGCCGCTCGCCGGCGCCGGGTAGCCCTGGGTCGACGCCTGACCGAGCAGGCGGTCGCCGTAGGAGGCGAACGCGGCGCGGGTGGCCGACACGTCCGACGCCGACAGGCCGTTGGGCACCAGCGCCAACGTCGTGTCACCCAGGCCCGCGGTCCACCACCAGTCGAACCCGCCCTGGTCGAAGCCCTTGCCCCGGAAGAAGGACGACCCGGTCACGTCGGCCCGGTAGCCACTGGCGCCGGTGGTGGTGAACAGCTCGGCGGCGGCCCAGAAGAACTCGTCGGTCACGTTGTTGTCGACGTACGTGCCGCCACCGTTGCCGTCGTCGGGATCGGCGTAGCGCGTCGGGTTGGCCTTGGCCGCGGCGTAGGCCCGTTCGGCGGCGGTCAGGGCGCGGGAGGCGAAGTCCGCGTCGAGGTCGCGCCACACCCGTGCGGCCTGCGCGGCCACGGCGGCGAGGTTGAGCGTGGCGGCGGTCGTGACGGCCGACAGCAGGCGCGGCTGGGGGTCCTGGTCGGGGCGCAGCGGCAGGGCCGTCCAGTTCTCGTCGCTGACCTTGTGCCGCACCATGCCCGCGTCGGTCCGCCCTTGCGGCACCTGCATCTTCATCAGGAACTCGACGCCCCACCGGGCCTCGTCGAGGATGTCGGGCACGCCGTTGCCGCGCTCCGGGATGGCGAGCTTCCCGTCGCCGAGGGCCGCCCCGTCCGCGCCGGTCACGTACCGGGTGCGCTCGTACTCGTTGATCAGCTGCCAGGCGGCGATCCCGGTGTCCACGCCGTACTTGCCGTGGTCGCCCGCGTCGTACCAGCCGCCGCGCACGTCGGACGTGTAGCCGCACGACACCCGGCACGGCACGCCGCTGTCGCCCCGGTTCGGCGCGACGTCGAGGTGGCCCGCGGGCCGCGCGTACTGGGAGCCGACGTACTCCGCCTGGATCGGCGTGCCGCTGCGCTGGTGGTAGAAGAACGCCAGGGCGTCGTACCGCAGGCGCTTGAGCGGGTCGGCCGAGATGTCGAACGGGTTGCTGGTCGCCCCGGCCACCGACAGCACGTAACCCGTGCCGGGCGTGTCGAACGACGAGAAGTCGACGGTGTGCACGCTGTCGCCCGACAACGCGTCCGCGCCGCGCACGCTGGTCTGCCCCGAGGCCACGGTCGCCCCGGACGCGTCGCGCAGGGACCACGCGGCGGGCGAGCCCGAACCGTTGACCACCGTGGCCTGCTTCGGCAGGCCGGGCACGTACGCCACCTGGTTGACCTTGACCGCTGGACCGGCGTCGGGCGCCGCCGTCGCGGTGGCCGGCGCCAGGGTGGCCGCGGTGAGGGCGAGAGCCGCCGCCAAGGCCGCTTCGCGCCGGAATCGATGATGAGTGCGCACGGACAGATCCTCCTTGGACCATGCCGCCACCCTGGCCGAAAGATTCTCGATCCAGAACGACAGTGTTGCGGACCGGGAGCGCTCCCAGAAGAGCGCCTTCGGGCTGAATGGTGAACCACCAGGACTGTTCCGGTCAACGTTCTCGATGGAGAGAGAAATTTTCGTACGGCTCCTGTGGCGGCGATGACACCGTCGGCCGCGCCACCGACGACCGCGTCGACCGCGCCAGAGCGATCACCGCCTCGAAATTTGCGAAAGTAGTTTCGAATTTTTGCGCAGCAACACTCCACCCCACCCCGGTCCGAGTCCCGGCGACCACAACCCGGAACAACCGGTGAGAAACGTCTCCCACCTGGCCTTTCGGTAACCACACAAGATCACGCTTAACCGATTCGGCATTGTTCACGCATGTAAACCTCGGGGTGCGACCCAGTTCAGCCAGGCCTTGATCGGCCAAACAGTTTCGGTTAATACTGCTTAACGTTTCGATCCGAACGGTGTGTGGCTACGAGTGTCCCTGCCACTCCCACCGAGCGGACCACCGACCGCCGTTCGACCCCGATCCGTCCTCCTCCACCCGCGTGGCGCGGGTGCTCCCCAGAAAGCCCCGAACATGACGCTGACAGCGAAGTCAGTCGCACGGGCCGCGCTCGTGTCGACCCTGCTCGCCGCGACCGCGGGCGCCGCCCTGCTGGCCGCCTCCCCCGCCAGCGGCGCCGCCTCCACCCTCGCCGCCGCCGCCCAGCAGAGCGGCCGCTACTTCGGCACCGCCGTCGCCGCCAACAAACTCGGAGACTCCACCTACGTCGGCATCCTCAACCGTGAGTTCGACATGGTCACGGCCGAGAACGAGATGAAGATGGACGCCACCGAACCCAACCAGAACCAGTTCAGCTACAGCAACGGCGACCGCATCGTCAACCACGCCCGCAACCAGGGCAAACGAGTCCGCGGCCACGCCCTGGCCTGGCACTCCCAGCAACCCGGCTGGATGCAGAACATGTCCGGCACCTCCCTGCGCAACGCCATGCTCAACCACGTCACCCAGGTCGCCACCTACTACCGCGGCAAGATCTACGCCTGGGACGTCGTCAACGAGGCCTACGCCGACGGCAGCTCCGGCGGCCGACGCGACTCCAACCTCCAGCGCACCGGCAACGACTGGATCGAAGCCGCCTTCCGCGCCGCCCGCGCCGCCGACCCGAACGCCAAGCTCTGCTACAACGAC
It contains:
- a CDS encoding glycoside hydrolase family 9 protein, producing the protein MRTHHRFRREAALAAALALTAATLAPATATAAPDAGPAVKVNQVAYVPGLPKQATVVNGSGSPAAWSLRDASGATVASGQTSVRGADALSGDSVHTVDFSSFDTPGTGYVLSVAGATSNPFDISADPLKRLRYDALAFFYHQRSGTPIQAEYVGSQYARPAGHLDVAPNRGDSGVPCRVSCGYTSDVRGGWYDAGDHGKYGVDTGIAAWQLINEYERTRYVTGADGAALGDGKLAIPERGNGVPDILDEARWGVEFLMKMQVPQGRTDAGMVRHKVSDENWTALPLRPDQDPQPRLLSAVTTAATLNLAAVAAQAARVWRDLDADFASRALTAAERAYAAAKANPTRYADPDDGNGGGTYVDNNVTDEFFWAAAELFTTTGASGYRADVTGSSFFRGKGFDQGGFDWWWTAGLGDTTLALVPNGLSASDVSATRAAFASYGDRLLGQASTQGYPAPASGYYWGSNGVVANAANVLALAHDFTGQAKYRAGVYQALDYLFGRNPFNHSYVTGYGERATRNSHHRFWADQLDSSLPNPPAGLLAGGPNTDLQDPVAQQQLAGCKPQKCYLDDINAWSVNEVALNWNAALAWLSAWAAEKAGSGSPADTTAPGTPAGLTASASGGSVSLSWGASTDDVGVTGYDVLRATGSSGTFTRVATASGTSYTDSGLAPGAYRYQVRARDAAGNTSAASSAVQVTVPGGGAGCTVVATTQSQWGTGYVVQPVRVTNTGTSTITWAVTFTLPAGDAVVGSWNAAVTTGGQAVTARATRSLAPGATAEFGFQASRPNGSTALPSGYTCTG
- a CDS encoding DUF7711 family protein — its product is MKWTTAVRHVEELAVKCEELAGGPKSFTPLRVVQLWAAGDLLGAPRDLDRVTVAVVVDLPVEDVPWLSEPHGAEHWANATRVSRNPIRALWRSAHAPVWNHHVDRPALVWDAADGVAGEALAALAEGRGEQVRLPAPGADEFRARLRAELAVALRALRHHTRAYEEKRWAPGKLTAVSDALWRAGEGYLDLLDAVDRDRPASPLR
- a CDS encoding LacI family DNA-binding transcriptional regulator gives rise to the protein MAVDGRAGGEVRVSRIADLAGVSASTVSKVIHGRPGVSDGTRRRIEELIREHGFQKNEKTEAVPIVEVVFQSLDSLWALEIIRGVEEAVRPDGLAVTLTEMQGGHTPESAWARQMLARRPVGVIAVSAEFSEAQLAQLGSRAIPLVALDPTGEPTHSIPSVGATNWNGGLVATRHLIGLGHRRIAMVNGPSEFLCCRARLDGYRAALDAAGVPQDRKLVRTAPLYHDGGRDAARELLRLPTPPTAVFAANDLQALGVYDAAREAGLRVPHDLSVVGFDDLAFTQWSDPPLTTVRQPLRRMGAEAAGMLLTLAAGGEPDNDRVELPTKLVVRGSTAPPP